A single Crateriforma conspicua DNA region contains:
- a CDS encoding DUF5690 family protein — translation MIKPSTSKLRSQDLAWGIIAVVAAFGTYFCTYGLRKPFTVAAYENQFLGPWALKSVLVLTQVAGYTLSKIIGIKVIAEMRRGRRALVLCGMIAAAEAALILFAVTPTTWSFVFLFVNGLMLGMVFGLVLGFLEGRRLTEALVAGLCASFILADGVTKSVGAWVLQAGVAEAWMPAVAGGLFLPPLLVCVGVLSRVPPPSLDDQKARHERTPMNSRQRRSVLRRYWVTLGSVTTIYLMVTILRSFRADFAPELWQALGADVVPSTFSRSEMWVAFGVLVINGAAVLVSNNVRAFLTSLVTCGLGLALIAAVLVDQASGKMLPAFPFMVLMGLGLYLPYVAIHTTVFERFLAMTRAQGNIGYLMYVVDAAGYLGYVVTLAVKDQILASGDAVVFFNRFGLATVCVSAVCLLIIAIRYRFDLAGDVADTAVDSDLRMSHSGNPAAATTS, via the coding sequence TTGATCAAGCCGTCCACATCAAAACTTCGCAGCCAAGACCTTGCTTGGGGGATCATCGCGGTCGTTGCAGCATTCGGCACCTATTTTTGCACTTACGGGCTTCGCAAACCCTTCACAGTGGCTGCCTACGAGAACCAATTCCTGGGTCCCTGGGCTTTGAAGTCTGTTTTGGTGTTAACGCAGGTCGCCGGATACACGCTGTCGAAAATCATCGGCATCAAAGTGATTGCTGAAATGCGCCGCGGTCGGCGTGCGTTGGTTTTGTGCGGGATGATCGCAGCGGCCGAAGCGGCGTTGATTTTGTTTGCCGTCACCCCCACCACTTGGTCGTTTGTGTTTCTGTTCGTCAACGGCCTGATGCTGGGAATGGTTTTCGGCCTGGTGCTGGGATTCCTGGAAGGTCGGCGCTTGACCGAAGCATTGGTCGCCGGTCTGTGCGCAAGCTTTATCCTGGCCGACGGTGTGACCAAGTCCGTCGGGGCGTGGGTGCTACAAGCGGGTGTCGCCGAAGCTTGGATGCCCGCAGTTGCCGGCGGCCTGTTTTTGCCACCGTTGTTGGTTTGCGTCGGGGTTCTGTCACGAGTCCCACCGCCATCGCTGGACGATCAGAAGGCGCGACATGAGCGCACCCCCATGAATTCACGCCAGCGGCGCAGCGTTCTACGACGATACTGGGTCACCTTGGGGTCGGTGACCACGATCTACTTGATGGTCACCATCCTGCGAAGTTTTCGCGCGGACTTTGCCCCGGAACTATGGCAGGCGTTGGGGGCCGACGTGGTCCCGTCCACGTTCAGTCGTTCGGAAATGTGGGTTGCCTTCGGCGTGCTGGTCATCAACGGCGCCGCTGTCTTGGTTTCCAACAACGTCCGAGCGTTTTTGACATCGCTGGTCACTTGCGGGTTGGGCTTGGCATTGATTGCCGCCGTGCTGGTGGATCAAGCGTCGGGCAAAATGTTACCCGCTTTTCCATTCATGGTGCTGATGGGGTTGGGACTGTACCTGCCGTATGTCGCCATCCACACCACCGTGTTCGAACGATTCTTGGCGATGACACGGGCTCAGGGAAATATTGGCTACTTGATGTACGTGGTCGATGCGGCGGGATACCTGGGTTACGTGGTGACACTCGCGGTAAAGGATCAGATTCTGGCGAGTGGTGATGCCGTCGTGTTCTTCAACCGATTCGGTCTAGCCACCGTCTGCGTTTCCGCCGTGTGCTTGTTGATCATCGCAATCCGCTACCGGTTCGATTTGGCCGGCGATGTCGCCGATACCGCCGTGGATTCCGACTTGCGTATGTCGCATTCCGGCAATCCCGCCGCGGCAACGACCTCCTAG
- a CDS encoding DUF819 family protein produces MIDNDAVILGLLLVILAVIFRTNDSPHPFFRRFYRFVPMLLLCYFLPSLLTLSGLVDIENSMLYFVATRYLLPASLVLLTLSIDLSEIVKLGPKAIIMFLTGTVGVVIGGPLALLIVGLVSPESVGGQDGEAIWRGLATVAGSWIGGGANQAAMKEIFEPSERLYSLMVAVDVVVAEVWMAILLLGVGKHRWIDARLKADSSSVDQLTEKMELFSKQSRRIPSSTDLFMVLGVAFGVTALCHLAADAIAPWIEQNYPTLNRFSLNSAFFWLIVLATTGGVLLSFTSARGLHGAGASQLGTVFIFMLVATIGLRMDVTAVAERPMAFVIGGLWMMIHVGLLLVVAVLIRAPYFFLAVGSKANIGGAASAPVVAAAFHPALAPVGVLLAVVGYALGTYAAYLCALMMEAISAA; encoded by the coding sequence GTGATAGACAATGACGCCGTGATCTTGGGCCTTCTACTGGTCATCTTGGCGGTGATCTTCCGGACCAACGACAGCCCGCATCCATTTTTTCGACGGTTCTATCGGTTCGTTCCGATGCTGTTGCTTTGCTATTTTCTGCCTTCGTTGTTGACGCTCAGCGGGTTGGTCGACATCGAAAACTCGATGTTGTATTTCGTCGCGACTCGATATTTGTTGCCCGCCAGTTTGGTGTTGTTAACGCTTAGCATTGACCTCAGCGAGATCGTCAAACTGGGCCCCAAAGCCATCATCATGTTCTTGACCGGCACGGTGGGTGTCGTCATTGGCGGCCCCTTGGCATTGTTGATCGTCGGCTTGGTATCGCCCGAATCGGTGGGGGGACAAGACGGCGAAGCAATTTGGCGAGGTTTGGCGACCGTGGCGGGCAGCTGGATCGGCGGTGGTGCCAACCAAGCGGCGATGAAAGAGATCTTTGAACCGTCCGAACGACTTTACAGCCTGATGGTGGCGGTCGACGTCGTGGTGGCCGAAGTTTGGATGGCAATCTTGTTGTTGGGCGTCGGTAAGCACCGCTGGATCGACGCGCGGTTGAAGGCAGATTCTTCCAGCGTTGATCAGTTGACCGAAAAGATGGAGTTGTTTTCCAAACAAAGTCGTCGGATTCCCAGTTCCACCGACTTGTTCATGGTGTTGGGCGTAGCGTTTGGTGTGACCGCGCTTTGTCATTTGGCCGCCGACGCGATCGCCCCCTGGATCGAACAGAACTATCCAACACTGAATCGCTTCAGTCTAAATTCTGCGTTCTTTTGGCTTATCGTCTTGGCGACGACTGGCGGTGTGCTGTTGTCGTTCACTTCGGCACGCGGCCTGCATGGTGCGGGCGCGTCGCAATTGGGGACGGTGTTTATCTTCATGCTGGTCGCAACGATCGGGCTGCGAATGGATGTGACCGCGGTGGCGGAACGTCCGATGGCGTTTGTGATCGGAGGCCTGTGGATGATGATCCATGTCGGATTGTTGCTGGTGGTTGCCGTGCTGATTCGTGCGCCGTATTTCTTTCTGGCGGTCGGCAGCAAAGCGAACATCGGTGGAGCCGCTAGTGCTCCCGTCGTCGCCGCGGCATTTCATCCCGCATTGGCACCGGTCGGCGTGTTGTTGGCGGTCGTCGGTTATGCGCTGGGGACGTACGCAGCGTACTTGTGTGCGTTGATGATGGAAGCGATTTCCGCCGCCTAG
- a CDS encoding outer membrane protein assembly factor BamB family protein, protein MNLARLALQAFVGICVLAAGNLGVASADAVSEATGLLERGQFSGGFIVHVGATDGELTTALQQTDATQVQGLVQTARQLKQARDHATEAERYGNVSFDQLRDRHLPYVDNLVNLLIIEDDIDIDASEIDRVLVPGGVALIRDDNGWTKNVKAWPDNIDQWSHYLHDPSGNSVAHDDVVGPPRHLQWVGSPRWSRHHDRMASMSALVSTGGRMFYIMDEGSRISIQMPPKWKLIARDAFNGTVLWKRDIDEWQSHLWPLKSGPSQLSRRLVSTEDVVYAPLGFNEPLSALDAKTGKTLRVYEGTDATEEIICTGDTLYLVVRKGKAELQNYTPLFGTVGDQARSREEFFWDEQPRVLMAFDADSGKQLWAKQTVISPLSLAAQDSQIYFHDGQRVVSLDGRSGDTVWASTPVTRRQSFTFNFGPRLVVYQDVVLYAGGDGKLVSMDAKSGEALWDSQFPNSGYQSPQDLMVVDGLVWLAPLTSGKDSGVYTGRDPRTGEVKKEFAPDVDTYWFHHRCYIAKATDNFLMPSRTGIEFVDPDQEHWDIHHWVRGGCLYGVMPCNGLTYAPPHNCACYPEAKLFGFNALSAASPTRPTPGEVSDEGRLEQGPAFGTALTSADNTQRDDWPTYRHDARRSGTTDLPIDDDVQTSWSVDLGGRLTSPVIADETVYVAQVDTHTLFAMDETTGDTRWTFKAGGRIDSPPTVHRGRVVFGSTDGWVYCLTTNGELVWRFRAAPIDRRTMAFEQLESLWPVHGSVLVHNDQLYCVAGRSIFLDGGLRLLKLDLATGQKLAEKIMDEKNPDTGNNIQEKLQILQMPVGLPDILSCDGDHIFMKSQKFDLDGNRLEIGPNSGDFVGQVSKQRGPDAHIFAPMGFLDDTWFHRSYWVHGQSFAGGHGGYYQAGRFAPSGRIMVNGNGYVYGYGRKPEYLRWTTVLEHQLFAAEPNPPKIPENLGKPSGPNGPTVSVPMSPSIQPQQKPITVEAWFTTTKPNGVIVAHGGPSEGYALTVRNGRPEFLIRSNNKLNQVSADKRAVGGWHHVVGVLDTDLSMRIYLDGRLAGEGVANGLISKKPAQGLDIGSDQQTAVGEYTSPGTFTGIIDEVRIYFAAATSQQIAERFSSGSEISGDAVLAYSFDDGSARDHSLHRNSGTVMGAKSVDGQFGRAVQFTPSRKKNNNASRQGNSLVEPKWTQDVPVYVRGMVLAGENLFIIGPPDIIDEQKTFEGLSNDNPETHALLNRQDKALLGAEGAALLAINIDTGEVKREIQLDSLPTWDGMAGANGSLFLTTLNGEVICFSKP, encoded by the coding sequence ATGAATTTGGCCCGACTGGCCCTCCAGGCCTTTGTTGGTATTTGTGTCCTGGCCGCTGGAAACCTCGGCGTCGCATCCGCGGATGCCGTTTCCGAGGCGACAGGCTTGTTGGAACGCGGCCAGTTCAGTGGCGGCTTCATCGTCCACGTCGGTGCGACCGATGGCGAACTGACAACGGCTCTTCAACAGACCGATGCGACACAAGTCCAAGGCTTGGTGCAAACAGCCCGGCAATTGAAACAAGCTCGAGACCATGCGACCGAAGCGGAACGCTATGGCAACGTTTCCTTCGATCAACTTCGCGATCGCCATCTGCCCTACGTCGACAACTTGGTCAACTTGTTGATCATCGAAGACGATATCGACATTGATGCATCTGAAATCGATCGCGTCTTGGTGCCCGGCGGTGTCGCCTTGATCCGTGACGACAACGGGTGGACCAAAAACGTCAAGGCTTGGCCGGACAACATCGACCAGTGGTCACACTATCTGCATGACCCATCGGGCAACTCCGTCGCTCACGACGACGTCGTGGGACCGCCCCGCCACCTGCAATGGGTGGGCAGCCCGCGGTGGTCGCGCCACCACGATCGAATGGCCAGCATGAGCGCTTTGGTTTCCACCGGTGGCCGCATGTTTTACATCATGGACGAAGGCAGCCGGATCTCCATTCAAATGCCTCCGAAATGGAAACTGATTGCCCGCGATGCGTTCAACGGCACGGTGCTTTGGAAACGAGACATTGACGAATGGCAATCGCACCTTTGGCCTCTGAAAAGTGGGCCCAGTCAACTTTCCCGCAGGCTCGTTTCAACCGAAGACGTCGTTTATGCCCCGTTGGGCTTCAACGAACCTCTTTCGGCGTTGGATGCCAAGACGGGAAAAACCTTGCGGGTCTATGAAGGAACCGATGCCACCGAAGAGATCATTTGCACCGGAGACACGCTGTATTTGGTTGTCCGCAAGGGGAAAGCGGAGCTCCAAAATTACACACCGCTGTTTGGAACCGTGGGTGACCAAGCACGATCACGGGAAGAATTCTTCTGGGACGAACAACCCCGCGTCTTGATGGCCTTTGATGCCGACAGCGGGAAACAGTTGTGGGCCAAACAAACGGTGATTTCACCACTCAGTTTGGCCGCGCAAGATTCGCAGATCTATTTCCATGACGGACAACGCGTGGTCAGCTTGGACGGGCGATCCGGTGATACGGTTTGGGCCAGCACTCCGGTAACGCGTCGCCAGTCGTTCACGTTCAATTTCGGACCGCGACTGGTCGTTTATCAAGACGTGGTGCTGTATGCCGGCGGCGACGGAAAACTGGTCAGCATGGACGCCAAAAGTGGCGAAGCGTTGTGGGATTCCCAGTTCCCCAACAGCGGCTATCAATCACCCCAAGACTTGATGGTGGTCGACGGCCTGGTCTGGTTAGCTCCCCTAACGTCCGGCAAGGACAGCGGGGTTTATACCGGCCGCGATCCGCGAACGGGCGAAGTGAAAAAGGAATTCGCCCCGGACGTCGATACCTATTGGTTCCATCACCGCTGCTACATCGCCAAAGCGACCGACAATTTCCTGATGCCATCGCGCACCGGCATTGAATTTGTCGACCCGGACCAAGAGCATTGGGACATTCACCACTGGGTTCGTGGCGGCTGTCTTTACGGCGTCATGCCGTGCAACGGATTGACTTACGCACCGCCGCACAACTGTGCCTGTTATCCGGAAGCCAAATTGTTCGGCTTCAACGCGTTGTCGGCTGCATCACCCACGCGACCGACACCGGGTGAAGTTTCCGATGAAGGCCGACTGGAACAGGGGCCTGCCTTTGGGACTGCTTTGACAAGCGCCGACAACACCCAACGTGATGATTGGCCGACCTATCGCCACGACGCCCGTCGCAGCGGCACCACCGATTTGCCCATCGATGACGATGTTCAAACGAGTTGGTCGGTGGATCTGGGTGGCCGTTTGACGTCACCGGTGATCGCAGACGAAACGGTGTACGTGGCACAAGTCGATACGCACACGTTGTTCGCCATGGACGAAACGACCGGTGATACCCGTTGGACGTTCAAGGCGGGCGGACGAATCGATTCGCCACCCACGGTGCATCGCGGCCGCGTTGTCTTCGGCAGCACCGACGGCTGGGTCTATTGCCTAACGACCAACGGCGAACTGGTCTGGCGGTTCCGCGCCGCCCCGATCGATCGTCGCACGATGGCGTTCGAGCAACTGGAATCCCTGTGGCCGGTTCACGGCAGTGTGCTCGTCCACAATGACCAACTGTATTGCGTCGCCGGTCGTTCGATCTTCCTGGACGGCGGCCTACGTCTATTAAAACTGGACTTGGCCACGGGGCAAAAACTGGCCGAAAAGATCATGGATGAAAAGAATCCCGACACGGGAAACAACATCCAAGAAAAACTGCAAATCCTTCAAATGCCCGTGGGTCTGCCCGACATCCTGTCCTGTGACGGTGATCATATCTTCATGAAGTCACAAAAGTTTGACTTGGACGGCAATCGTTTGGAAATCGGACCCAACAGTGGTGACTTTGTGGGGCAAGTTAGCAAGCAACGTGGCCCCGATGCACACATCTTTGCCCCCATGGGCTTCTTGGATGACACCTGGTTCCACCGATCGTACTGGGTGCACGGACAAAGCTTCGCCGGCGGCCACGGTGGCTATTACCAAGCAGGACGTTTCGCACCATCGGGACGCATCATGGTCAACGGCAACGGGTACGTTTATGGCTATGGCCGAAAACCGGAATACCTTCGTTGGACCACGGTTCTGGAACACCAATTGTTCGCTGCCGAGCCGAACCCACCCAAGATCCCGGAAAACTTAGGAAAGCCATCAGGGCCCAATGGCCCGACCGTGTCAGTTCCGATGTCGCCCAGCATCCAGCCGCAGCAAAAACCGATCACGGTCGAAGCTTGGTTCACGACGACCAAGCCCAATGGTGTCATCGTCGCGCATGGTGGCCCGAGCGAAGGTTACGCATTGACGGTCCGCAATGGTCGCCCTGAGTTCTTGATTCGAAGCAACAACAAACTGAACCAAGTTTCCGCGGACAAACGTGCCGTCGGTGGCTGGCACCACGTGGTGGGCGTTTTGGATACCGATCTCTCGATGCGAATCTATCTGGACGGCCGACTCGCGGGCGAAGGGGTCGCCAATGGATTGATCAGCAAAAAACCCGCGCAAGGATTGGACATCGGATCGGACCAACAAACCGCGGTCGGCGAGTACACATCGCCCGGAACATTCACCGGCATCATCGACGAAGTTCGCATCTATTTTGCCGCGGCAACATCGCAGCAAATCGCGGAGCGTTTTTCAAGCGGATCCGAAATCTCCGGCGATGCCGTACTGGCCTACAGCTTTGACGATGGATCCGCGCGTGATCACTCGCTGCACCGTAATTCAGGTACGGTCATGGGTGCCAAGTCGGTCGACGGCCAATTCGGACGCGCCGTCCAGTTCACCCCCAGTCGCAAGAAGAACAATAACGCATCACGTCAAGGCAATAGCTTGGTGGAACCCAAGTGGACCCAAGATGTACCGGTGTACGTTCGTGGCATGGTGTTGGCTGGCGAAAACCTCTTTATCATCGGCCCGCCGGACATCATTGACGAACAAAAAACGTTCGAAGGATTGTCCAACGACAACCCCGAAACACACGCTTTACTGAATCGTCAAGACAAAGCATTATTGGGTGCAGAAGGCGCCGCGTTGTTGGCAATCAATATCGATACCGGTGAAGTTAAACGAGAAATCCAATTGGATTCACTGCCGACTTGGGACGGAATGGCGGGTGCCAACGGAAGTCTGTTTCTTACCACCCTGAACGGCGAAGTCATTTGTTTCTCCAAACCTTAA
- the modA gene encoding molybdate ABC transporter substrate-binding protein yields the protein MNRPLLWMLGSIVVLGLLITTMAGVNFSSQTTSTDGQPPIVLYCAASNRAVMEAIRERYEDEYAREIQIQYGPSQTLLSSVDVSGAGDLFLPADDSYLKLAQQKGLIREILPIADMQVVVAVRRQDAENIQSLDDILSDSVKLVQASPETAAVGKLVQQTLQQSGQWDDVSAATVAYRATVTEVASDIVVGAADVGFVYDAVLHTYPDLVAVELPELKPAVSRVAVGVIDQSKQPTAALHFARYVSAKDRGLIQYDQQGFQTAGHDVWADVPELSVFAGSMLRPAIEDTIAAFEEREGVTVNRVYNGCGILVAQMQAGQHPDAYFACDQEFMNQVHDLFPQPVQVSQNELVILVQKGNPHNIASLKNLAREGLRVGIGHEKQCAMGWITQNTFREGGVQEEIMPNVTVQTPTGDMLVNQLQTGSLDAAVAYLSNAAGAGEFLDAIQITGIECSTAVQPWAVNKESSHPETASRLFQKICSTESQEIFAAEGFRWRLESDEIR from the coding sequence ATGAACCGCCCTTTGCTATGGATGTTGGGTTCGATCGTCGTGCTCGGTTTGCTGATCACGACGATGGCAGGTGTCAATTTTTCGTCCCAAACGACTTCCACCGACGGCCAACCGCCGATCGTTTTGTACTGCGCCGCCAGCAATCGAGCCGTCATGGAAGCGATACGGGAACGCTACGAAGACGAATACGCCCGCGAAATTCAAATTCAGTACGGCCCCAGCCAGACACTATTGTCATCCGTTGATGTCAGTGGTGCCGGCGATCTTTTTCTGCCCGCCGATGATAGTTATTTGAAGCTGGCGCAACAAAAAGGTTTGATCCGAGAAATCTTGCCCATCGCCGACATGCAGGTGGTGGTCGCTGTACGTCGCCAGGACGCCGAAAACATTCAATCCTTAGACGACATACTTTCCGATTCGGTAAAATTGGTCCAGGCTAGCCCAGAAACCGCCGCGGTCGGGAAACTGGTTCAACAAACGCTGCAACAGTCCGGCCAGTGGGACGATGTGTCCGCCGCCACGGTCGCCTACCGTGCGACGGTGACCGAAGTGGCAAGCGACATTGTCGTGGGCGCCGCCGACGTCGGTTTTGTTTATGACGCCGTCTTGCACACCTATCCCGATTTGGTTGCCGTCGAATTACCCGAATTGAAACCGGCTGTCAGCCGCGTAGCCGTGGGGGTGATCGACCAAAGCAAACAACCCACCGCCGCGTTGCACTTCGCCCGGTACGTGTCAGCGAAAGATCGTGGGCTGATCCAGTACGATCAACAGGGTTTTCAAACCGCCGGACATGATGTCTGGGCGGACGTCCCCGAATTGTCCGTCTTTGCCGGTTCGATGTTGCGTCCCGCCATCGAAGACACGATTGCCGCATTTGAAGAACGCGAAGGCGTCACCGTGAATCGCGTTTATAACGGGTGCGGCATTTTGGTCGCCCAGATGCAAGCCGGCCAACATCCCGACGCCTACTTTGCGTGCGACCAGGAATTCATGAACCAAGTGCACGACCTTTTTCCACAGCCGGTCCAGGTCTCACAAAACGAACTGGTCATCCTGGTTCAGAAAGGCAACCCGCACAATATCGCATCACTGAAGAACCTGGCCCGCGAAGGCCTGCGAGTCGGCATCGGGCACGAGAAACAATGTGCCATGGGGTGGATTACGCAGAATACTTTCCGTGAAGGGGGCGTACAGGAAGAAATCATGCCCAACGTGACTGTCCAAACTCCAACCGGCGATATGCTGGTCAACCAATTGCAAACCGGATCCTTGGACGCAGCGGTGGCTTACTTGAGTAACGCAGCGGGGGCGGGTGAGTTTTTGGATGCCATTCAAATCACCGGAATCGAATGCAGCACAGCCGTCCAACCCTGGGCCGTCAACAAGGAATCTTCACATCCGGAAACCGCCTCGCGTTTGTTCCAAAAGATATGTTCGACAGAATCACAAGAAATCTTTGCAGCAGAAGGGTTCCGCTGGCGGTTGGAATCGGATGAAATTCGCTGA
- a CDS encoding ABC transporter permease: MNSVADRPPHPPTSIAPPLRRRSDAPFFLVMGGISSGFILLIVLLLAADILFVSFDDFVAALKKPEIQYAFRLTLLSCTAAALLSVWVATPLGYLLSRFQFPGRMAIDTLVDIPIVLPPLVLGLSLLILFHLPVGGWELESWLRDRVGFPVTYQWPAVVLAQFTVACAFSVRTMRVTFDQIDPRPENVARTLGCTRGQAFLQIVLPQAWRGMIAATTIAWARALGEFGPILVFAGATRMRTEVLSTTVFLELSIGQLNAAVAVSLLMVLMAIVVLLILRLLGTELGS, translated from the coding sequence ATGAACAGCGTTGCCGATCGACCGCCCCATCCGCCGACGTCCATCGCACCTCCGCTTCGCCGCAGGTCCGATGCGCCGTTCTTTCTGGTGATGGGTGGCATCTCATCCGGCTTCATTCTCCTGATCGTGCTGCTGTTGGCCGCCGACATCTTGTTTGTCAGTTTCGACGATTTTGTCGCGGCACTGAAGAAGCCGGAAATTCAATATGCTTTTCGCTTAACACTGCTTTCCTGCACGGCCGCCGCGCTATTGTCGGTGTGGGTCGCCACACCGCTGGGCTATCTGCTATCGCGATTCCAGTTTCCCGGCCGCATGGCAATCGACACGTTGGTCGACATCCCAATTGTGCTGCCGCCGTTGGTCCTTGGGCTTAGCCTGTTGATTTTGTTTCACTTGCCCGTCGGCGGCTGGGAACTGGAATCTTGGCTGCGTGATCGAGTTGGCTTTCCTGTGACTTATCAGTGGCCGGCAGTCGTCCTGGCCCAATTCACCGTTGCCTGTGCATTTTCAGTTCGGACGATGCGGGTCACCTTTGACCAGATCGACCCACGTCCCGAAAACGTCGCCCGCACACTTGGTTGCACCCGAGGACAGGCATTCCTGCAAATCGTCTTGCCGCAGGCTTGGCGTGGGATGATTGCGGCGACGACCATCGCATGGGCACGAGCGTTGGGCGAATTCGGACCGATTTTGGTTTTCGCTGGTGCGACACGGATGAGGACCGAGGTCCTGTCGACCACCGTTTTCTTGGAACTCAGTATCGGCCAACTGAACGCTGCAGTCGCGGTTTCGTTGCTGATGGTCCTGATGGCGATCGTCGTGCTGTTGATCCTAAGACTTTTGGGTACGGAATTGGGATCATGA
- a CDS encoding ABC transporter ATP-binding protein, with protein sequence MIALDRVTIRAGTFELSDVSATIPTGTYAALMGRTGRGKTTILEAICGLRAVTSGSITIGSTDVTHWPPGDRQVGYVPQDLALFPTLTVQEHLEFALRLRRVATTDIASRTSDLAGLLGISHLTERRIQGLSGGERQRVALGRALSFQPAVLLLDEPLSALDETTREEILSLLLEIKRQTGVTTLHVTHNRSEADTLADTIFQLNDGKLTGTTDVDSRH encoded by the coding sequence ATGATTGCCCTGGATCGCGTCACTATCCGAGCCGGGACTTTTGAGTTGTCCGATGTATCGGCGACAATTCCCACGGGTACCTATGCGGCATTGATGGGACGAACAGGTCGAGGCAAAACGACCATTTTGGAAGCAATTTGCGGCCTTCGCGCGGTGACATCGGGGTCGATCACGATTGGTTCGACCGACGTCACCCATTGGCCACCGGGTGACCGTCAGGTCGGCTACGTTCCCCAAGACCTAGCCTTGTTTCCGACGCTGACGGTCCAAGAACACTTGGAATTCGCATTGCGTTTGCGACGCGTGGCCACCACCGACATCGCCAGCCGCACCAGTGACTTAGCCGGTCTGTTGGGAATCAGTCATTTGACGGAGCGTCGGATCCAGGGACTTAGCGGAGGCGAACGCCAACGTGTGGCACTGGGCCGCGCGCTCTCGTTTCAGCCGGCGGTGCTGTTGCTGGACGAACCCCTGAGTGCACTGGACGAAACAACGCGTGAAGAAATCCTGTCACTATTGCTGGAGATCAAACGTCAAACCGGTGTGACCACTTTGCACGTGACTCATAACCGAAGCGAAGCCGACACACTGGCCGACACCATCTTTCAACTGAATGATGGCAAGCTGACTGGGACCACTGACGTGGATTCCCGTCATTGA
- the moeB gene encoding molybdopterin-synthase adenylyltransferase MoeB has translation MDLFSAEERVRYSRHFTLPEVGVGGQVKLKRASVLLIGAGGLGAPVAMYLAAAGVGRLGLVDFDRVDQSNLQRQIIHGTNDVGKPKVESAGQALADINPHVRLQLFDEPLTSENAMQRVADYDIVIDGTDNFATRYLVNDVCVLSGKPNCYGSIFQFEGQASVFALGDGPCYRCLYPKPPAPGTVPSCAEGGVLGVLPGIIGMIQATEAVKLILGEGRSLSGRLVLYDALQMRFREVKVRRDLQCPVCGDRPSITRPIDYQEFCGAPKMSSADASEQSPWDVQPSDVQKRLQSGADFILLDVREPHEYEICHLGGTLIPLGELHQRAGELDASCEIIVHCKMGGRSAKAVQQLRQLGFENVHNMRGGIHAWSDEIDSSVPKY, from the coding sequence GTGGATTTGTTTTCCGCGGAAGAGCGCGTTCGATATTCTCGGCACTTTACCTTGCCCGAGGTCGGTGTCGGTGGCCAAGTAAAACTGAAACGGGCGTCCGTGCTGTTGATCGGTGCGGGCGGTTTGGGAGCGCCGGTGGCCATGTACTTGGCGGCTGCCGGGGTGGGCCGTTTGGGGCTGGTGGATTTCGATCGCGTCGACCAATCCAACCTGCAACGACAAATCATTCATGGCACCAACGATGTGGGGAAGCCAAAGGTCGAGTCGGCTGGACAAGCCCTGGCGGACATCAACCCACATGTGAGGTTGCAGCTTTTTGATGAACCACTGACATCCGAAAACGCAATGCAGCGGGTGGCAGACTATGACATCGTGATCGACGGCACCGACAACTTTGCGACCCGCTATTTGGTCAATGATGTTTGTGTGTTATCGGGTAAACCCAATTGCTATGGTTCGATTTTTCAGTTCGAAGGGCAAGCGTCGGTGTTCGCCCTCGGGGATGGTCCGTGTTATCGATGTCTTTATCCCAAGCCACCCGCGCCGGGAACCGTTCCCTCGTGTGCCGAAGGCGGCGTCTTGGGCGTGCTGCCCGGCATCATCGGAATGATTCAGGCGACCGAGGCGGTGAAGCTGATCTTGGGCGAGGGCAGATCGCTGTCAGGTCGACTGGTGTTGTACGACGCCTTGCAAATGCGGTTTCGCGAAGTGAAAGTGCGTCGTGATCTCCAGTGTCCCGTCTGTGGCGATCGTCCCAGTATCACCCGACCCATCGACTACCAAGAATTTTGCGGAGCCCCAAAAATGTCTTCAGCCGACGCCAGCGAACAAAGCCCATGGGACGTCCAGCCCAGCGATGTTCAGAAACGATTGCAGTCGGGAGCGGACTTCATTCTGCTGGATGTTCGCGAACCTCACGAATACGAGATCTGTCACCTGGGCGGGACGCTGATTCCGTTAGGTGAACTGCACCAGCGCGCCGGCGAACTGGATGCATCATGCGAAATCATTGTCCACTGCAAGATGGGCGGACGCAGCGCCAAAGCGGTCCAACAGCTTCGTCAATTGGGATTTGAAAACGTGCACAACATGCGTGGCGGCATTCACGCGTGGTCGGATGAAATCGATTCGTCCGTTCCAAAGTATTGA